A genomic segment from Ciona intestinalis chromosome 10, KH, whole genome shotgun sequence encodes:
- the LOC100186957 gene encoding receptor-interacting serine/threonine-protein kinase 1-like, giving the protein MDVTKHSAKDFPSQFNDENFTLVGRGSFGEVRVCRHESLGSVALKLFYITGDKEKIEKAKKEFEIEAKVLYRMNHPHIVKFLGVVSLFQMDGIVMEYMTGGNMESLIKSDKELPLHERLRLLQELASAIKHIHTHDKKKAFIHSDIKPQNILLSENLELKLADFGSVNIKESTGVGTSTLHIPHSTQHTWPYTAPEFLSNLSEKKTTAMDIYSYGIIIYELLTRIAAYSDALVPKDVAQCAIVAKCERPNLQQINQAENDIKQDQKQDLQIFKTLRSMMIRCWDQEPTLRPNITQVLETLSVPMDKLEEATSILGIKDKQKSPENKTPITSVTKSHKKLNKTKLAQKSEPAYQQHKPTPVSKTVPYVSKPYAYQQNNFFPVYKLYVVNKSINKKVKLVKADITTLKVDAIVSATNTSLIPGGGNHVDDAIHKVAGEGLLQACIKLSGCPVGEAKITPGFNLLAKHVIHTVGPVGMVRDKLQSAYIHCLKLVLDHGLKSIAFPCISTGMHAYPSSEAAKVALFIVREWLSEHHESIDRIIFCVYNDLDYVIYEELMKQYFPTKTEKGKFYSS; this is encoded by the exons ATGGATGTAACAAAACACAGCGCAAAAGATTTTCCGAGCCAATTTAACGATGAAAATTTCACCCTTGTTGGAAGGGGAAGTTTTGGAGAAGTTCGAGTTTGTCGTCATGAATCATTGGGTTCTGTAGCTCTCAAGCTGTTCTACATTACTGGAGACAaggaaaaaatagaaaaggcTAAAAAAGA GTTTGAAATTGAAGCAAAAGTCCTTTACCGAATGAATCACCCGCATATTGTCAAATTCCTTGGTGTGGTTTCCCTCTTCCAGATGGATGGTATTGTGATGGAATACATGACAG GTGGAAACATGGAGAGCCTCATCAAATCAGACAAAGAATTACCATTACATGAGCGACTACGGCTTTTACAGGAGTTGGCATCAGCCATtaaacacatacacacacacgATAAGAAAAAAGCTTTTATACATAGTGACATTAAACCTCAAAACATACTTTTATCGGAAAACCTGGAGCTAAAGCTGGCTGATTTTGGTTCAGTGAACATCAAAGAAAGTACAGGTGTTGGTACATCAACATTGCATATTCCTCATTCCACGCAACATACATGGCCATACACTGCTCCTGAATTTCTCAGTAATCTTTCCGAGAAGAAAACTACTGCTATGGATATATACAG CTATGGGATTATAATATATGAGTTGCTGACAAGAATAGCAGCATATTCAGATGCACTCGTTCCAAAAGATGTTGCCCAATGCGCTATTGTTGCAAAATGTGAGAGACCAAATTTACAGCAAATAAATCAGGCAGAAAACGATATCAAACAAGACCAAAAACAGGATTTGcaaattttcaaaactttgCGTTCTATGATGATAAGATGTTGGGACCAAGAACCGACACTTCGTCCGAACATTACACAAG ttTTAGAAACCCTATCTGTTCCTATGGATAAACTTGAAGAAGCTACCAGCATCCTTGGAATAAAggacaaacaaaaatcacctgaaaacaaaacaccaatcACAAGTGTGACTAAATCAcacaaaaaactaaataaaaccaaacttgCACAAAAAAGCGAACCAGCGTACCAGCAACATAAGCCAACACCCGTAAGCAAAACAGTACCGTATGTGTCAAAACCTTACGcatatcaacaaaacaatttctttccAGTTTACAAGCTCTATG tTGTGAACAAATCCatcaacaaaaaagtaaaattggTCAAAGCGGACATCACAACTTTAAAAGTGGACGCCATCGTAAGTGCCACCAATACAAGTTTAATTCCAGGTGGTGGCAACCATGTAGATGATGCTATACACAAAGTAGCAGGGGAAGGACTCTTGCAGGCATGCATTAAGCTTTCAGGTTGCCCCGTTGGAGAAGCCAAAATTACTCCAGGCTTTAATCTTCTAGCTAAGCACGTTATCCACACAGTAGGTCCAGTGGGTATGGTGCGCGATAAATTACAGAGCGCATATATCCACTGTCTTAAATTAGTTCTCGACCATGGTTTAAAGTCTATTGCATTTCCTTGCATTTCGACAGGCATGCATGCTTATCCTAGCTCCGAAGCTGCTAAGGTTGCTCTCTTTATTGTGAGAGAATGGTTATCAGAACACCATGAAAGCATAGATAGGATTATTTTCTGTGTCTACAATGACCTGGACTATGTTATATATGAAGAGCTTATGAAACAGTATTTTCCTACTAAAACTGAGAAAGGGAAGTTTTATTCATCTTAA
- the LOC100176739 gene encoding O-acetyl-ADP-ribose deacetylase MACROD2: MQLLKSRFLYKRLQCRLNHYYYYMEGIKTKICWQRADITKLKVDAIVNAANNTLLGGGGVDGAIHRAAGKQLVKECKDLGGCRTGEAKITGGYNLPSKYVIHTVGPIGENGTALHACYTNSLELLYQNGLKSIAFPCISTGIYGYPNDTAAEVALSAVQTWLTQHPNAIDTVLFCLFLDVDVVIYTDLLKEFFKGMKDFEGKVEVVVTKPKNKNPDKNKTSICSTFFSPSTSQGTPVDVQETHKYKQRSSSIGVVDEPKKNQRFPSSHKHKDGNEQKAKRPNMETKKSKENRADKNVSKGKVGNEQKAKKQNFEMKKSKESCDEDVPVKDYVTEEKHAKEKVASEAKENLKAKNGEDKISKSQEIAVNKANAEVSSGCGKKQENGANKTEKMEMEVSDAMKKNGEEVKNETVVKANAEVSSDSEKRQEKGESNKMEVSDTVQEKDEGPQPKKDPAAKTGDKGKKDDEVSSVCDKGQEKGASDEMEVNDAVQENDEGPQQEKGPLIETGNKKKKETDKVQHDELMPADEAEDKVHESDKK; encoded by the coding sequence ATGCAATTGCTGAAAAGTAGGTTTTTATATAAACGACTACAGTGTCGATTAAATCACTACTACTACTATATGGAAggtatcaaaacaaaaatctgtTGGCAGAGGGCAGATATTACCAAGTTGAAAGTTGATGCCATTGTTAATGCTGCAAACAACACTCTTCTGGGCGGCGGTGGGGTAGATGGGGCAATACACAGAGCAGCTGGTAAGCAGCTGGTGAAGGAGTGCAAAGACCTTGGCGGTTGTCGCACAGGAGAGGCAAAAATCACTGGAGGTTATAACCTCCCTTCTAAATACGTCATCCACACAGTAGGGCCAATAGGGGAAAACGGAACTGCTTTGCATGCTTGTTACACCAACTCTTTGGAACTTCTTTATCAAAATGGTTTGAAATCCATTGCATTTCCGTGCATCTCAACTGGTATATATGGTTACCCGAATGATACAGCTGCAGAAGTAGCACTGTCTGCTGTGCAAACCTGGCTAACTCAACATCCAAATGCTATTGATACAGTGCTCTTCTGCTTGTTCCTGGATGTGGATGTTGTCATCTATACCGATCTTTTAAAGGAGTTTTTTAAAGGGATGAAAGATTTTGAAGGAAAAGTTGAAGTAGTTGTGACAaagcctaaaaataaaaatccagACAAAAATAAGACGTCAATttgttcaacttttttttcacctAGCACCTCGCAAGGTACACCTGTGGATGTCCAAGAAACACACAAGTACAAGCAAAGATCTAGCAGTATAGGTGTGGTGGATGAACCTAAAAAGAACCAGCGTTTTCCGTCGTCACACAAACACAAAGATGGCAATGAACAGAAAGCAAAAAGACCGAACatggaaacaaaaaaatctaagGAAAATCGTGCcgataaaaatgtttctaaagGGAAAGTTGGTAACGAACAAAAAGCAAAGAAACAGAACTTCGAAATGAAGAAATCCAAGGAAAGTTGTGATGAAGATGTTCCTGTTAAAGATTATGTTACAGAAGAAAAGCATGCCAAAGAAAAGGTTGCTAGTGAAGCTAAGGAAAATTTGAAGGCTAAAAATGGTGAAGATAAGATTTCTAAATCACAAGAAATCGCTGTGAATAAAGCCAATGCTGAAGTATCATCCGGTTGTGGTAAAAAGCAAGAAAATGGCGCTAATAAGACGGAAAAGATGGAAATGGAAGTCAGTGATGccatgaaaaaaaatgggGAAGAAGTAAAAAACGAAACTGTTGTTAAAGCCAATGCTGAAGTATCTTCTGATAGTGAAAAAAGGCAAGAAAAAGGCGAAAGTAATAAAATGGAAGTCAGTGATACAGTACAAGAAAAAGATGAAGGGCCACAACCAAAAAAGGATCCAGCTGCTAAAACTGGGGACAAAGGAAAAAAAGATGATGAAGTATCATCTGTTTGTGATAAAGGGCAAGAAAAGGGCGCTAGTGATGAGATGGAGGTCAATGATGCAGTGCAAGAAAATGATGAAGGGCCACAACAAGAAAAGGGTCCACTTATTGAAACTGggaacaaaaaaaagaaagaaacagATAAGGTGCAGCATGATGAATTGATGCCTGCTGATGAAGCTGAGGACAAGGTGCATGAAagtgacaaaaaataa